The Coffea arabica cultivar ET-39 chromosome 4e, Coffea Arabica ET-39 HiFi, whole genome shotgun sequence genome includes a window with the following:
- the LOC140006031 gene encoding uncharacterized protein, whose protein sequence is MERKFNRNLSNNVRGGSLGLQKQVLENRHNRNENAPDLTDFMNDMFFGTANTEKKVYNLRGGEGLNDDSDSFDSSRRSVSSTSTQEWLEEAKRMVAQSPARCESPSRLVGSPRFATARSTTPLDKRDPLSRSARRHRTLEGVSGEILSKSAKHNRNKSQADLYSPSEAEESPASAIQKWFSNILKPQNGSTVYHNPTIPSDPIPPKPINNIGSPPLPPRQLTPRKSRFQKDIDGSQPHLIPPPSNYPLSKRTFKSPSNINPSATTNLATILDTQLLSPPKHLVESAQRRSISASTCSVPETLMASNTAVSPQRRSVSVFPNDRPLTRDNLIEQLQAQESKNQALNRFLKEQRATMKKIMSGEINGKAKIVLSGPSNSTSSMVAAICYTWLMENRMKADNEGRGSEGTNGELLVPVMNMRRGKMWKQKQAAWLFHHVGIDASALLFSDEVDLETLMMTKKLSILIIGEDILQKNGEVGSACTILTDNYCEDAYDLLQTPMLKKLLLAGILLDTQNLNPSAKLSMTRDSEAIQLLLVGSAPTYRNSLFAQLMQDQRDDAFSGVLQKNYVKPPTECNNSKGSTLDQQISDKNTDQEGVAPVADKSPKDAQNAKANTVSPKPGKPIPTPTKSPAVTPAKAPDTNRGKNTFFLAKWFGFGSK, encoded by the exons atggagagaaagttCAACAGAAACTTATCGAACAACGTCAGAGGGGGATCGTTAGGTCTGCAAAAGCAAGTATTAGAGAATAGGCATAATCGCAATGAAAATGCCCCCGACCTGACCGATTTTATGAATGATATGTTCTTTGGAACGGCTAACACAGAGAAAAAAGTGTACAATTTGAGGGGTGGTGAAGGTTTGAATGATGATTCAGATAGTTTTGACTCCAGCAGAAGAAGTGTTAGTAGTACATCAACTCAGGAATGGCTTGAGGAAGCTAAGAGGATGGTTGCTCAATCTCCAGCTAGGTGTGAGTCACCTTCCAGGCTTGTTGGCTCCCCTCGGTTTGCGACTGCTCGATCAACAACTCCTCTTGATAAAAGAGACCCTCTTTCGAGATCTGCTAGAAG ACATAGAACATTGGAGGGTGTCAGTGGAGAAATTCTCTCAAAATCAGCAAAACACAATCGCAATAAATCACAAGCCGATTTATACTCTCCATCAGAAGCAGAGGAATCCCCTGCATCAGCAATCCAAAAATGGTTCTCCAACATTCTCAAACCCCAAAATGGCTCCACCGTCTATCATAACCCCACAATCCCATCAGACCCCATCCCGCCAAAACCAATCAACAATATAGGGTCCCCACCCCTTCCACCCCGCCAATTAACACCCAGAAAATCCCGGTTCCAGAAAGACATTGACGGATCTCAGCCACACTTGATCCCGCCTCCATCTAACTATCCGTTATCCAAACGAACTTTTAAAAGTCCCTCCAACATCAATCCTTCAGCTACAACAAATTTAGCAACCATTTTGGACACCCAATTGCTCTCTCCGCCAAAGCATCTCGTGGAATCTGCTCAACGGAGATCGATTTCGGCGTCTACTTGCTCAGTACCGGAGACTCTGATGGCATCCAACACCGCCGTGTCACCACAAAGAAGATCAGTATCGGTATTCCCCAATGACAGACCTTTGACTAGAGATAATTTGATTGAGCAATTGCAAGCCCAAGAATCGAAGAATCAAGCACTCAATAGATTTTTGAAAGAGCAGAGGGCGACAATGAAGAAAATTATGAGTGGAGAGATCAATGGGAAGGCCAAGATTGTGCTTTCTGGACCTTCAAACA GTACTAGTTCAATGGTGGCAGCAATATGTTATACATGGTTGATGGAGAATAGGATGAAGGCTGATAATGAGGGAAGAGGGAGTGAAGGAACTAATGGGGAATTACTGGTGCCTGTGATGAATATGAGGAGAGGGAAAATGTGGAAGCAGAAGCAAGCTGCTTGGCTTTTTCACCATGTTGGTATTGATGCTTCTGCTTTACTTTTCTCTGATGAG GTGGATTTGGAAACGTTAATGATGACTAAGAAGTTGAGCATCCTCATCATTGGCGAAGACATTCTCCAAAAAAATGGCGAG GTTGGATCTGCATGTACCATTCTTACGGACAACTACTGCGAGGATGCCTATGATTTGCTCCAAACCCCCATGCTGAAGAAACTTCTG CTTGCAGGTATTCTATTAGACACACAAAACTTGAATCCATCTGCTAAGTTGTCTATGACTAGAGATTCAGAGGCAATTCAACTGCTCCTAGTAGGATCAGCCCCCACTTACAGAAATTCTCTATTTGCTCAAT TGATGCAAGATCAAAGAGATGACGCTTTCTCTGGAGTTTTGCAGAAAAATTATGTCAAGCCTCCTACTGAGT GTAACAATAGCAAGGGATCAACACTAGATCAGcaaatttctgataaaaatacTGATCAAGAAGGGGTAGCCCCAGTTGCAGATAAAAGTCCTAAGGACGCGCAAAATGCTAAAGCAAACACAGTGTCACCAAAGCCAG GTAAACCTATACCAACACCTACAAAATCTCCTGCAGTAACACCAGCTAAAGCACCTGATACCAATCGTGGAAAGAATACTTTCTTCTTGGCAAAATGGTTCGGATTTGGCTCGAAATGA
- the LOC113740726 gene encoding berberine bridge enzyme-like 22, translating to MGSRHALKSFLLIPLFVLVTCNAFEDFLHCISTSSKENIEKYIHKPNSPEYSSLLKYAQKISRWSNSTSAFPLFIVTPYHEAQMRAIILCSKKLGLQVRVKSGGHDYEGLSYRCRSPFIMIDLCNLKSINIDLESETAWIQTGVTLGQLYYAIAQKSKTHAFAGGLCPTVGSGGHISGGGVGTLLRKYGLAADNVVDARVMDANGQILDRKKMGEDLFWAIRGGGGASFGVVLAWKLKLSRVPEQVTTFTVRRKLDRDNIKLIQKWQNIAHQFPEDLFVRMILQNPAPVVKGGEKIVQISFQGLYLGTADKLVTLSSRYLPEFGIKKECYQVPWIKSALYFASKTPKSSLQYLLSKRSTPAYDKAKSDFVTRPIPDKAWVLIKKMFLEEDSPMMILDPFGGRMSQICESELPFPHRNGTLYNIQYLVNWKHNNQSESNKHIEWIRRLHKKMEPFVSQYPRAAYINYRDLDLGVNEEEYNYEEAKTWGEMYFKDNFEKLARIKSKVDPSNFFRNEQSIPLLF from the exons ATGGGTAGTAGACATGCTCTTAAATCCTTTTTGTTGATACCATTATTTGTCTTGGTAACCTGTAATGCATTTGaagattttcttcattgcatatCCACCAGTTCCaaagaaaacattgaaaaatatattcacaaGCCTAATTCTCCAGAATACTCATCACTCCTGAAATAtgcccaaaaaatttcaagatggTCAAATTCAACATCTGCATTCCCTCTTTTTATTGTCACACCATATCATGAGGCCCAAATGAGAGCCATTATTCTTTGCAGCAAAAAGCTTGGTTTACAAGTCAGAGTCAAGAGTGGGGGACATGACTATGAAGGCCTCTCATACCGCTGTCGATCCCCGTTCATCATGATTGATCTATGCAATCTCAAATCCATTAACATTGATCTGGAAAGTGAAACTGCCTGGATTCAAACTGGGGTGACTCTAGGCCAACTTTACTATGCAATTGCTCAAAAAAGTAAAACCCATGCATTTGCTGGTGGGCTATGTCCTACAGTTGGATCAGGTGGGCACATAAGTGGTGGAGGCGTAGGGACTTTGTTAAGAAAGTATGGTCTTGCTGCTGACAACGTTGTAGATGCAAGGGTTATGGATGCCAATGGACAAATTCTTGACAGGAAAAAAATGGGTGAAGATTTGTTTTGGGCTATACGGGGAGGTGGAGGAGCAAGTTTTGGGGTAGTACTTGCATGGAAACTCAAGCTATCTCGTGTTCCTGAGCAGGTTACAACTTTCACAGTTCGTAGAAAGCTTGATCGTGACAATATAAAATTGATCCAGAAATGGCAAAATATTGCCCATCAATTTCCTGAAGATCTTTTCGTGAGAATGATCCTTCAAAATCCAGCACCAGTAGTAAAAGGAGGAGAAAAGATTGTTCAGATTTCCTTTCAAGGTTTGTATCTTGGGACGGCTGATAAACTTGTTACTTTATCAAGCCGATACTTGCCGGAATTTGGGATAAAG AAAGAATGCTATCAAGTTCCATGGATCAAATCAGCGCTTTATTTCGCGTCAAAAACACCGAAAAGTTCGTTGCAGTATTTGTTGAGCAAAAGGAGCACGCCTGCTTATGACAAGGCAAAATCTGATTTTGTTACACGACCAATACCAGATAAGGCATGGGTATTGATAAAGAAAATGTTTCTTGAAGAAGACAGTCCCATGATGATATTAGATCCTTTTGGTGGAAGAATGAGCCAAATTTGCGAGTCTGAACTTCCATTCCCACACAGGAATGGGACATTGTATAACATACAATACTTGGTAAATTGGAAGCACAATAACCAAAGTGAGAGCAACAAGCATATTGAATGGATAAGAAGGCTCCATAAGAAAATGGAGCCATTTGTTTCTCAATATCCTAGAGCTGCATATATTAATTACAGGGATCTTGATTTGGGGGTCAATGAAGAGGAGTACAACTATGAAGAAGCAAAGACATGGGGAGAAATGTACTTCAAAGACAATTTTGAAAAGTTGGCAAGGATAAAGAGCAAGGTTGATCCTAGCAACTTCTTCAGGAATGAACAAAGTATTCcacttttattttga
- the LOC113740725 gene encoding uncharacterized protein, with the protein MMQDQVLIPACFSSSEKLMDDSVGVTRSGQSVFMSVYRTKIADQCRLITITWCKNLLLHGLSVSVEGPEGESQYTCKVELKPWYFWRKQGSKRFLVEGKPVDIFWDLKAAKFNGETEPSSEYYVAVVYDEEVVLLIGDLKKDAYRKTGCRPALIDPLLVSRKEHIFGKKKFFTRVKFHEKGRIHEIAIECKSRSNNSGNLSNGNSPNGVDPEMEIRIDGNLVIHVKHLQWKFRGNESIKMNKVRLEVYWDVHDWLFSPGLRHALFIFKPTLVSSSPSLVPTSSSPPFSSSLSSQTVSSGSLEGFSASGSSDFCLFLYAWSYN; encoded by the coding sequence ATGATGCAGGACCAAGTTCTCATTCCTGCCTGCTTTTCATCCAGTGAGAAGCTGATGGATGATTCAGTTGGAGTAACCAGGTCAGGGCAGAGTGTTTTCATGTCAGTTTATCGAACAAAAATTGCAGATCAATGCAGGTTGATCACCATTACTTGGTGCAAAAATTTGCTACTCCATGGCCTTTCTGTTTCAGTTGAAGGGCCTGAAGGAGAGAGCCAGTATACATGCAAAGTTGAGCTGAAGCCATGGTACTTCTGGAGAAAACAAGGATCAAAACGCTTTCTTGTTGAAGGTAAGCCTGTTGACATCTTTTGGGATCTCAAGGCTGCAAAGTTTAATGGTGAGACAGAGCCAAGCTCTGAGTATTATGTTGCAGTAGTTTATGATGAAGAAGTTGTGCTACTTATTGGTGACTTGAAGAAGGATGCCTATAGGAAGACAGGCTGCAGACCAGCTCTTATTGATCCCCTTTTAGTATCAAGGAAAGAACATATATTTGGTAAGAAGAAGTTTTTCACAAGAGTTAAGTTTCATGAGAAGGGGAGAATACATGAGATTGCAATTGAGTGCAAAAGCAGAAGCAACAACAGTGGGAACCTCAGTAATGGAAATTCTCCAAATGGGGTTGATCCTGAGATGGAGATAAGGATAGATGGGAATTTGGTTATTCATGTCAAACATCTGCAGTGGAAATTCAGAGGCAATGAAtcaattaaaatgaataaagTAAGATTAGAAGTGTATTGGGATGTTCATGATTGGCTATTTAGTCCTGGTTTAAGGCATGCACTGTTCATCTTCAAACCAACATTGGTATCATCATCTCCTTCATTAGTACCAACATCATCCTCTCCACCATTTTCATCTTCCTTGTCTTCACAAACAGTGAGTTCTGGTTCATTGGAGGGGTTTAGTGCAAGTGGTTCATCTGATTTTTGCCTGTTTCTCTATGCTTGGAGTTACAATTAG